A genomic window from Panthera tigris isolate Pti1 chromosome B4, P.tigris_Pti1_mat1.1, whole genome shotgun sequence includes:
- the LOC102955867 gene encoding LOW QUALITY PROTEIN: 40S ribosomal protein S11-like (The sequence of the model RefSeq protein was modified relative to this genomic sequence to represent the inferred CDS: substituted 1 base at 1 genomic stop codon), protein MADIQTERAYQKQPTIFQNKKRILLGETGKEKLPRYYKNSGLGFKTPKEAIEGTYIDKKCPFTGNASIRGQILSGVVTKMKMQRTTVIRXDYLHYIQKYNRLEKRHKNMSMHLSPCFRDVQIGDIVTVGECRPLSKTVRFNVLKVTKAAGTKKQFQKF, encoded by the coding sequence ATGGCGGACATTCAGACTGAGCGTGCCTACCAAAAGCAGCCAACcatctttcaaaataagaagaGGATTCTGCTTGGAGAAACTGGCAAGGAGAAACTCCCGCGATACTACAAAAACAGCGGTTTGGGCTTCAAGACGCCCAAGGAGGCCATTGAGGGCACCTATATTGACAAGAAATGCCCCTTTACTGGTAACGCCTCCATCCGAGGGCAGATTCTGTCTGGTGTGGTGACCAAGATGAAGATGCAGAGGACCACTGTCATCCGCTGAGACTACCTCCATTATATCCAAAAGTACAACCGCCTTGAGAAACGCCACAAGAACATGTCCATGCACCTGTCCCCCTGCTTCAGGGATGTCCAGATCGGCGACATTGTCACAGTGGGCGAGTGCCGGCCCTTGAGCAAGACTGTGCGCTTCAACGTGCTCAAAGTCACAAAGGCCGCTGGCACCAAAAAGCAATTCCAGAAGTTCTGA